A single window of Longimicrobiaceae bacterium DNA harbors:
- a CDS encoding CapA family protein, with product MPDDRVRVFLAGDVMTGRGVDQILAHPGDPRLYEAWVKSAIRYVELAEQAHGPIPRGVQPGYVWGDALEILDGPTVDVRIVNLETAITDRGDPWPDKGIHYRMHPGNADVLTAARIDCCVLANNHVLDWSFPGLERTLETLHASGIATAGAGHDIREARAPAVVETGTGRRVVAAGVGMPSSGIPTMWAAGEDEAGVWLLPSLTDSLVEQVGAVLETLRRPGDVTVVSIHWGPNWGYHIPRSHRRFAQALIDTVGVDIVHGHSSHHPIGVEIYRGKLILYGCGDLINDYEGIGGEEKFRPDLGGMYLVTMGADGLEELTIVPTRLRRFRLERAGREDAAWLARTLTMASRRFGTRFEVDGEGMLRVHW from the coding sequence ATGCCTGACGACCGTGTACGGGTCTTCCTCGCGGGGGATGTGATGACGGGTCGCGGGGTGGACCAGATCCTGGCCCACCCGGGCGACCCGCGTCTCTACGAGGCCTGGGTGAAGTCGGCGATCCGCTACGTCGAGCTGGCGGAGCAGGCGCATGGCCCCATTCCCCGGGGTGTCCAGCCCGGATACGTCTGGGGCGACGCCCTCGAGATCCTCGACGGGCCGACGGTCGACGTCCGCATCGTCAACCTGGAGACCGCGATTACCGACCGGGGCGATCCCTGGCCGGACAAGGGGATCCACTACCGGATGCACCCCGGGAACGCCGACGTGCTCACCGCGGCCCGCATCGATTGCTGCGTGCTGGCCAACAATCACGTGCTCGACTGGTCATTCCCGGGGCTGGAGCGGACGCTGGAGACCCTGCACGCGTCCGGGATCGCGACCGCCGGCGCCGGCCATGACATCCGGGAGGCGCGAGCGCCCGCGGTGGTCGAGACGGGCACCGGTCGCAGGGTCGTGGCGGCGGGCGTGGGCATGCCGTCGAGCGGGATTCCGACCATGTGGGCGGCCGGCGAGGACGAGGCCGGAGTGTGGCTGCTCCCGTCCCTCACCGACTCTCTCGTGGAGCAGGTCGGCGCCGTGCTCGAGACGCTAAGGCGGCCCGGCGACGTCACGGTGGTCTCGATCCACTGGGGCCCCAACTGGGGCTACCACATCCCCCGCAGCCATCGGCGGTTCGCCCAGGCCCTGATCGATACGGTGGGAGTGGACATCGTTCATGGGCACTCCTCCCACCACCCGATCGGGGTGGAGATCTACCGGGGCAAGCTGATCCTCTACGGGTGCGGCGACCTGATCAACGACTACGAGGGGATCGGCGGCGAGGAGAAATTCCGCCCTGACCTGGGAGGGATGTACCTGGTGACGATGGGTGCCGACGGCCTGGAGGAGCTCACTATCGTCCCCACCCGGCTGCGCCGATTCCGCCTGGAACGGGCGGGAAGGGAGGACGCGGCCTGGCTGGCCCGGACCCTGACCATGGCCAGC
- a CDS encoding SRPBCC family protein: MATKEKFTAVVTLPSDMEVRVARSFHAPRTLVWQAHTVPELMRRWLGYPGWSMPVCEMDVRPGGKFRWRWRSDENGQEFGFFGTFAEVHEPEKLSYDQYYDPGDFALPEGNMSADQPTRIRSTFSEKDGVTTLVTVMAYGSKEARDAAVSTGMTDGMELSYQRLDALFASELGE, encoded by the coding sequence GTGGCTACCAAGGAGAAATTTACCGCCGTGGTCACGCTGCCGAGCGACATGGAAGTCCGCGTCGCGCGCAGCTTCCACGCCCCCCGCACGCTGGTCTGGCAGGCCCACACAGTGCCCGAGCTGATGCGACGGTGGCTCGGTTATCCCGGCTGGTCGATGCCGGTGTGCGAGATGGACGTCCGGCCCGGCGGCAAGTTTCGCTGGCGTTGGCGCTCGGATGAGAATGGCCAGGAGTTCGGCTTTTTCGGCACCTTCGCCGAAGTCCACGAGCCGGAGAAGCTCTCGTACGACCAGTACTACGATCCCGGAGACTTCGCGCTGCCCGAGGGCAACATGTCGGCGGATCAACCGACCAGGATCCGCTCCACCTTCAGCGAGAAGGATGGCGTCACTACGCTGGTCACGGTGATGGCCTACGGCTCGAAGGAAGCACGCGACGCGGCCGTTTCCACGGGCATGACCGACGGCATGGAGCTCAGCTATCAGCGGCTCGACGCGCTCTTCGCCAGCGAACTGGGGGAGTAG
- a CDS encoding metalloregulator ArsR/SmtB family transcription factor, which yields MPVSEQLDLTFAALAHPTRRAILARLARGEATVAELAAPFNMSQPAISKHLKVLETAGLISAGKVGNTRPRRLEARPLREVAAWLENYRQIWESRYEALDKLLEEMQARPHNAHKARPPHQAERQKANTPPTKRKRR from the coding sequence ATGCCCGTCTCCGAACAACTCGATCTGACTTTTGCGGCGCTGGCCCATCCGACCCGGCGGGCCATCCTGGCCAGGCTCGCTCGAGGTGAAGCCACGGTGGCGGAGCTGGCGGCGCCTTTCAACATGAGCCAGCCGGCGATCTCGAAGCACCTGAAGGTACTGGAGACCGCCGGGCTGATCTCCGCCGGAAAGGTCGGCAATACCAGGCCGCGCAGGCTCGAGGCTCGCCCGCTGCGGGAGGTCGCCGCCTGGCTCGAGAACTACAGGCAGATCTGGGAGAGCCGGTACGAGGCTCTCGACAAGCTGCTCGAAGAGATGCAGGCCAGGCCTCACAATGCTCACAAAGCTAGGCCGCCTCACCAGGCGGAGCGGCAGAAAGCGAACACGCCGCCAACGAAGCGCAAGCGCCGCTAA